The following proteins are encoded in a genomic region of Sesamum indicum cultivar Zhongzhi No. 13 linkage group LG8, S_indicum_v1.0, whole genome shotgun sequence:
- the LOC105168319 gene encoding probable E3 ubiquitin-protein ligase XERICO: protein MGLSNFPSPAEGVIPLLVMNTVMSVALVKNKLRSVLQVVGAASGGGDQEFEDEYGIDGDGDADGGSRPRRVSITRYGSLCRSRYCRCSPRERSGCSEAGSSGSGGGNSEWPPAVECCVCLCRFEAEEEVSELSCKHFFHKGCLDKWFDNQHITCPLCRSIM, encoded by the coding sequence atgggGCTATCGAATTTCCCTAGCCCAGCTGAAGGGGTGATACCTCTGCTGGTAATGAACACAGTCATGTCAGTGGCTCTAGTCAAGAACAAGCTGAGATCAGTTCTTCAAGTTGTCGGCGCCGCCAGCGGAGGCGGCGATCAAGAATTTGAGGATGAGTACGGCATcgatggtgatggtgatgcCGATGGCGGCTCTAGGCCTAGAAGGGTGTCTATCACGCGCTACGGTTCGCTATGTAGAAGCCGATACTGCAGGTGTAGTCCGAGGGAGCGCAGTGGCTGCTCGGAGGCTGGTAGTAGCGGGAGTGGTGGCGGTAACAGTGAGTGGCCTCCGGCGGTGGAGTGCTGTGTTTGCTTGTGTAGGTTTGAAGCTGAGGAGGAAGTGAGTGAGCTTTCGTGCAAGCATTTCTTCCACAAAGGTTGTCTGGACAAGTGGTTTGACAATCAGCACATTACTTGTCCTCTTTGTAGGTccattatgtga
- the LOC105168320 gene encoding uncharacterized protein LOC105168320, with protein sequence MDSDMVYRKLNGGRSTLARKPNETMRVFITICVGIMFGFFIGVSFPTFPLTKLNITSAILHDFAVIGNKSAAISTDDIRNISTKNQVVKDVTKIWVPSNPKGAERLPPNIVASESDLYLRRLWGLPSEDLANKPKYLVTFTVGYDQRNNIDAAVKKFSQNFTILLFHYDGRTTEWDDFEWSKRAIHISARKQTKWWYAKRFLHPDIVAPYDYIFIWDEDLGVEHFDAEEYIKLVRKHGLEISQPGLEPTKSTTWQMTKKRDDREVHKETEEKPGWCSNPHLPPCAAFVEIMAPVFSRDAWRCVWHLIQNDLVHGWGLDFALRRCVEPPHEKIGVVDAQWIVHQTVPSLGNQGQVEEGKAPWQGVRLRCRREWNMFKARLENAEKSYYKSIGVDPSNFTGR encoded by the exons ATGGATTCAGATATGGTGTACAGAAAGTTGAATGGTGGGCGAAG CACTCTGGCCAGAAAACCAAATGAAACTATGCGGGTTTTTATAACCATCTGTGTTGGAATAATGTTCGGTTTCTTCATAGGAGTGTCATTCCCGACATTCCCATTAACAAAG CTAAATATCACATCTGCAATACTTCATGATTTTGCAGTAATTGGCAACAAAAGTGCAGCTATCTCTACAGATGACATTCGGAACATCTCTACCAAAAATCAAGTTGTGAAGGATGTAACAAAG ATTTGGGTCCCGTCAAATCCGAAAGGTGCAGAAAGGTTGCCTCCGAACATTGTCGCATCTGAATCAGATTTATATCTACGAAGACTATGGGGATTACCTAGTGAG GACTTGGCTAACAAACCAAAGTATCTGGTGACTTTTACCGTTGGGTATGATCAAAGGAATAACATTGATGCTGCAGTGAAAAAG TTTTCGCAGAACTTTACCATCCTCTTGTTCCACTATGATGGAAGAACGACCGAATGGGATGATTTTGAGTGGTCGAAACGAGCTATTCACATTAGTGCaaggaaacaaacaaaatg GTGGTATGCTAAAAGGTTTCTGCATCCAGACATTGTTGCCCCATACGACTACATATTTATTTGGGACGAAGACCTGGGGGTCGAGCATTTTGACGCAGAAGA ATATATTAAGCTTGTGAGGAAGCACGGCTTAGAAATTTCACAGCCTGGTCTGGAACCCACCAAGTCAACGACTTGGCAGATGACGAAGAAAAGAGACGATCGTGAAGTTCACAA GGAAACGGAGGAGAAGCCTGGCTGGTGCTCCAACCCCCACTTGCCTCCCTGTGCTGC ATTTGTCGAAATCATGGCTCCTGTCTTTTCTAGAGATGCATGGCGCTGTGTGTGGCATTTGATTCAG AATGACTTGGTTCATGGATGGGGTCTGGACTTCGCGCTCCGAAGATGTGTCGAG CCCCCTCATGAAAAAATCGGAGTTGTAGATGCTCAGTGGATTGTCCATCAAACCGTCCCTTCACTGGGAAACCAG GGGCAAGTGGAAGAAGGAAAGGCTCCATGGCAAGGG GTGAGACTGAGGTGTCGAAGAGAGTGGAACATGTTCAAAGCTCGACTGGAAAACGCTGAGAAGTCGTATTACAAGTCCATCGGCGTCGACCCTTCCAATTTCACGGGTCGCTAG